In Procambarus clarkii isolate CNS0578487 chromosome 17, FALCON_Pclarkii_2.0, whole genome shotgun sequence, the sequence ttcatttgtttccgccttcaccgggaatcaaacctggaacctcaggactacgaatcccgagcgctgtccactcagctgtcaggtgacCCCTGAAGGTTACTTTCATCTTCAACAAAACTTGATTTATTAAGGACTTTACACCTAGAGTCCCGTGTCTCTCCCGCTCGCTGGGCTGGTGTGTCACATGCACAATGGTGCTCGCGTGGGTAACAATAGGTGAGCATCAGTGCTCGTCCAGGTGTACCCATGATATCGTTAAGGGATAATCAATGGGTCACACCTGGCTTGACACCCTGACCTGTGATGCAGCCCCAGGGTACATCTTTGttttttgtttaaataaataaatatacatatatatatatatatatatatatatatatatatatatatatatatatatatatatatatatatatatatatatatatatatatatatagaaagaacGTCTGTTTATCTATCCAAAGTAGGAGGCCAGACGATTGGAGCTACAGTCGTCCAACTTTGTAGGGCAAATAGTTTGGCGTTCGGGACCtgggtgatacctggttgatggggttctgggagttgttttactccccaagcccggcccgaggccaggcttgacttgtgagtttggtccaccaggctgttgctgggagcggcccgcaggcccacatacccaccacagcccggttggtccggcactccttggaggaaacaatcaatatttctcttgaagatgtccacggttgttccggcaatatttctcatgctcgctggaggacgttgaacaaccgcggacctctgatgtttatacagtgttctctgattgtgcctatcggTCATAGGTTAATTTGGGTCGGTTTAAGTGAAATGCTTTCAGAGATATTACCATTTATTgagaccccccccctcacccacccctaGTGATTTTCATGGGGTCAAGTATGACATATTTACTGTGCTCCTCTGCTGCACTTTTAAGTGAACGTAATAATATATTTTCCGAGACCTATTCAGCTGTTTCAGTGATTCTTAATAATAAATTTTCAGAGtgaaaggggagagagggaggaagaggggagtgaCGAAGAGGGAACCAAGGAGAAAAGTCCTCGGAGGCCCTGCACTCTCTCACAATGGTCAGCTCTTGTCACACACTCTGGCCCACACTTGATCTTCCTGCGGTTTAATAAAGGAGATCCCAACACTGGTCACTGTAACTGACAAAGTTCAACATTACCCATTATAACAAAGTTCAACACCGGCCACTGTATCAAAGTTGAACAATGGCCACTGTAAGTGGCAGTGTGGAGGGGGAGCCGGGTGTGTGAAGGGGGAGCcgggtgtgtggagggggagcctggtgtgtggagggggagccaggtgtgtggagggggagcctggtgtgtggagggggagcctggtgtgtggagggggagccatggtgtgtggagggggagccaggtgtgtggagggggagccaggtgtgtggagggggagccaggtgtgtggagggggagcctggtgtgtggagggggagcctggtgtgtggagggggagccaggtgtgtggagggggagccaggtgtgtggagggggagccaggtgtgtggagggggagccaggtgtgtggagggggagcctggtgtgtggagggggagccaggtgtgtggagggggagccaggtgtgtggagggggagccaggtgtgtggagggggagccaggtgtgtggagggggagcctggtgtgtggggggggcctggtgtgtggagggggagccaggtgtgtggagggggagccaggtgtgtggagggggagccaggtgtgtggagggtggtgttgcaGGTCAAAACTGCCCCCATGGAGGGCATCAATGGTCACCTTTCCAAACAGTGTATTTGAGAAAAATCTCAGTATATAATAGTAAATCCAATACATTGAATATTACATATTCATACTTTTAAGAGCTTAAATCCTATCATATTTAGCGAGGGATCACTGTATGTGAGCAGCTCTGAGGGGATTTGTTATGGGATTACCTGTTTGTGGGACGGAACCCGTGGCGGCCATCTTCCTTTTGATCATTTACTGATTATATTTGATAGTTTTTCATTGATTTTTTACAATTACATTTAAGAAAATGTAATATTTCTGGTGTCTGATGAAGAATGTCTTATCATGCCTGTCGTGCAGGCTCGTGGTAATGTGTGTGGCGTGGGGTTGTGTCTGTGCCTGGAGTAAGGGGGATGAGAAACATGAGTTTCTCATCCATTTTTACACATCTTTTGGTACCTTGAAAGTTGAAATTGCGGCTCGCAGCTGGacacataaaatatatattatatatctgttgGTGAATCAATTAGTGTTCTTGTTTCCTGGTTCCTCTGGTTTTCTTCTCgacaaaactatttattttcctctTTTGGTCCTGATCTACCCTGAAAATTCACTTGAGTATTTTGCATGTCGGGATCATGTCTCCCATGTTTATTCTATATTCCAGTAACATAAGGATACGTTTAGTCAATATTGACACTTCCTCTGATTGTATGTAATTTAGACAATCGCAGCCACGAGTTTGAgttagtgaacaaatccacaagggccgtgatgagggttcgaacctacgtccgagaggatcgtaGGTTCGAAGCTACACTACACCAAGCTTCTATGTAGCGTAGTGTAGTGTATTGAGCTGATGTGTCCTCGATTCCCCACTCCGTAAGAAATACAACTGTCCTGCCTGAACAGAAACATATgaacctaagcaacccacctaacctatcgatgcCGATGCATAAAAAGTGATTTTAATGGATAATCCACAAGTACCTGTTCACCtcacctgatatgttagattaaggacctgcccgtaacgctatgcgtgttaggggCTTGGCAAGAATGTACAAATATCACTataatgtaatctcaccaacccgttgtaccttcttgtaaataaaatattattattataaaaaaaaattataagggagtatcacctctggctggaagaagggggacccttagcctcggaggaaatcacacataacgcattagagggaatgtaggtcccctccaatacagtttctgtgtgctttttattatattattattatacaactatggatcatccaataaaatcagcagactcttACATGTTGCTACTGcttggcttagactcggttataaGCATCTCTAGAaattttcattatctgctgatgtagacctgacaatATGTAAACCTTGTCAACAATATTATTCGCACAccgtccgtcactatgtgatggagtgcgacaaGTTAAATTAACTTAGAGAAAGCTtgataacaaatgttcaagaaatgtgtaaatattgtATCACAAATTATCAACtctcagaaattttagccaaatctcCCCAGTTTGCGGTGGGTAGTAAATGTGGGTGATTGTAACCTTTCCACCGTCGCcccctggatggggggcggtgtgcaggataggctatcttcttgaggttatcttgagatgatttcggggctttagtgtccccgcggcccggtcctcgaccaggcctccaccccccaggaagcagcccgtgacagctgactaacacccaggtacctattttactgctaggtaacaggggcatagggtgaaagaaactctgcccattgtttctcgccgtcgcccgggatcgaacccgggaccacaggatcacaagtccagcgtgctgtccgctcggctcccctgGTCGCAAATCATTTTATGAAACCAGCTCACCGCAAATGTAACTTGTTTAGttattagaaactgtacttgtggtcgttcTCGAGCCCGTTGTTGATATATACTTTAAACTGTGTAACGAGTTTATCAAGACTAATTTGCtgagctaaatgaattttggagttcagttcttgaacccattatgtgcctctgtaaacttttcccaataccgcccacaggatgggtatggggtccactactacccacaggatgggtatggggtccactactacccacaggatgggtatggggtccactactacccacaggatgggtatggggtccactactacccacaggatgggtatggggtccactactacccacaggatgggtatggggtccactactacccacaggatgggtatggggtccactactacccacaggatgggtatggggtccactactacccacaggatgggtatggggtccactactacccacaggatgggtatggggtccactactacccacaggatgggtatggggtccactactacccacaggatgggtatggggtccactactacccacaggatgggtatgggggtccactaccccgcacaggaaatccagggatcccatcacaatggttgtactattcaaatcacttgtgctatcCCATCTTGGTAGTGCTAACCAAGGGCGTCTTAAAATACCCATAGATCATAAAATCTTAAAATACCCATAGATCCAATACgtcttaaaatatcccaaatacccttaAAATACCTAATACCATAGTGCGAACCGAAATACCATAATTAGCACACTACAGTACACTGTCGGAGTATCTACTGCTCGATAAtcacttccccttcagagcaggagaagttgctgaaatagaggaaatacagagaacatatatggcacgcatagacgcgataaagtgcATGGACCAAAGATAGTTACGCATAGACCAAGGGTAGTTAAGCATGGACCAAGGGTAGTTAAGCATGGACCAAGGGTAGTTAAGCATGGACAAAATAGTTATTGTTTTTGCATCACAACTAAGTCTCTCAAAATATTATTTGCCACATCTCAATCTTAAGAGGTAATACACTGTATACTGATGTTTCTATTTACCTTAACATCAAGAGCGTTAATGTAAATTATAAACAATTACAATACAGAACCCTGAGGCAACCTGCTAGTCACATTTTCTTACCTCCTATTTTCCCCATCAATGCTAGCTCTTCTTTCCTGTCTTTCAATGAAATTGTAATCCAGTATAGTCACTCTCCGCCAGTACTGTgagtttttttctttttctcatcAACTTCTTATATAGAGACAGTATTGTAAGTCCCTTTAAGGTCAGAATGACCCTCATATTTGTTGTCTACTGTATCAAATATTTTAGAATAGGAAGTTAATTTGTTAGACAAGTATGGCCTTGAGTGAAACCATGATAAGTAGATCTTATTGAAATatgtatctggagatgatttattATATAATTTGCTATTATTTCCTCAAGAACGTTTCCCAATGTTGACGACATGCACATCAGACATATTGCAAACAAGATATCTATTCCCCCTCTTATgatttggtaccacattagctacactCTGAACAACAGGGACTTGGCCTGCcctatttaataattaaatacaaTTGACAGACACTGTTTCCTCTGCGAGGCTACTGATAGCTGCAATATCAGCAAGGTTGTCATAGGTGGTGTCACTTGGGAACTAATAATGATGTTATTGTTGCAGAAGTGTGATGGTGAGGGGTTGGCCATGCTTGGTGCCCTGTGTCCTTGTGAGCTGCTGGTGCGTGCTCTCTACCGCCCTCCCGACCTCACACCCCCACCCAGGTCTGTGTCTCACCATCCTCAACCACCTCCATACCCTTCCATAACACCGTCTCAGGCCTCTTTGTCACCTCACCTGTTAGCACCATCATATTTCACACCATCACCAGTAATATTGTCACGCGCGacatcaaatttttcactttatTATTGTAATCCTGTAATGTCACTACTGTATTGTCACCAGCGGTCCTCTACCTTTCTGTGTTAAACACTGTCATCGTTACCGTGATGGACAACACTGTCGTCGTTACCGTGATGGACAACACTGTCATCGTTACCGTGTTGAACAACACCTGGTGGTGCTTCCACCTGTTGGTGGTCAGATGTAACTATGGAGTGTTCAACCTAGTTTCCAAGAGAATCGCCCAGTCACTCGGGCTggatagagcgatggtctcgcttcatgcaagtttgcattcaatccccgaccgtccaagtggcttgGCACCGTttcttcacccccccctccccggactcatcccaaatccttatcctgacctcttccaagggCTGTAAGgtttaatgacttggcgctttcccctgatagttccttcttccttcctttcAAGAGAATCATTTGCGGAGTTCTTTGGCTTTCAGTGCTTTGCTTTCTTTGAACCTTGCAGTTAGTTATTTGTATTCCTTCACTTCCTTTCTGGAggttttcttggtgtgtgtgtttgtaacaaTTTCCTGCTCCATGTGTCTCTTTAAGGGAGGGGAAGGGACACGGTCCTtggtgtggtccccggtaggccataCAAGACTCCTAAGGCTGATGTGACTCAGTAAAGGGGAGTCTtggcaagatagcttcagggagccactgctTGGTCACTCCAGAAAAGTCGTTTGCAAATAACTTATAATTTAGTTTTATACCATCTTACGCCCCTGTTGAGATTAGGTAAAAATAACTCATTTAATAATCTGGAtttatattttgctgttttcttgAAACTTTAGTGGTCTTAAGCTTTCAAACCAGTCCATTTGTAATCAATTTAGTTGTTGTTATATGTACTGAGATTTATGTGAACTTGAACTGTCATTGGCCCACAGATGAACCCGAGTACTTGGTGAAGCGTCAAGCAGGGGCGCCCAATGAGTCCATGCTGCGGTACATCTTGATGGCCATGTCTAACCCTGTAGGACGTTACCAGTCCCCGCAGCTCCTGAATCGAGGTGTCAGGAGGATTGGCTCAGAGTTCCTTGGCAAGAGATCCGCTGGAAAGCTCACGAACATAGACACATTGCAAGGCTTTGAGAGTGAAAACTCCAGCAATGATGACGAAGCCAAAAACGAAGAGCTAAAGAAGGAGCAGTTCAGCTACACTGGACAATATGACTACGAGACAGGTGCTGACGAGAACCCCAGCATCTATGAGGATTTATTAAGTGCGAAATCCAAAAGACGTGCTCGAAGTTTCAACGCAGATGGCAACCATGATGGATTGAAAGACtttttcagcatgctcatgtcaaaGAAAATGGGATCAGAATTTTTAGGAAAAAGAATGGGTTCAGAATTCTTAGGGAAGAGGGCAATGGGTTCAGAATTCCTAGGAAAGAGAGCTGTCGGTTCAGAATTCCTAGGAAAGAGAGCTATGGGTTCAGAATTCTTAGGAAAGAGAGCTATGGGTTCAGAATTCCTAGGAAAGAGAGCTGTGGGTTCAGAATTCCTAGGAAAGAGAGCTGTGGGTTCAGAATTCCTAGGAAAGAGAGTTGTGGGTTCAGAATTCCTAGGAAAGAGAGCTGTGGGTTCAGAATTCCTAGGAAAAAGAGCTGTGGGTTCAGAATTCCTAGGAAAGAGAGCTGTGGGTTCAGAATTCTTAGGGAAGAGGGCTAAAGCATCAGAATTTGAAAGGAAAAGAGCAATGGGTTCAGAATTCTTAGGTAAAAGAGCTATGGGATCAGAATTTTTAGGAAAAAGGGCTATGGGTTCAGAATTTCTTGGCAAAAGAGCAATGGGATCTGAATTTTTAGGAAAAAGGGCAATGGGCGCTGAATTCTTGGGAAAACGAGCAACAGGTTTAGAGTTTTTAAATGAGAGAGTAATGGGATCAGAGTTGCTAGGAAAGAGAGCCATGGGTTCAGAATTTCTAGGGAAAAGATATATGGGATCAGAATTCTCTGGAAAAAGGCATTATGAACCTGCATTCATGCATGCGTTAATATATGACCCAAAGAGAGCAGTAGGTTCAGAGTTCCTTGGCTGAAGAGATTTCTCGAGTACTAAGAGATTTTTCAAGGGTTGAAGAAGCGATTTCATTCCCAGTGACATTCAGATGGGGAAAGCAGTTATTTATGTTCACTGTAAACGATTCAATTTCCTTGATGCATTTTATTAAAGGAATTAAAGTTTGTCATGAATAATATAGCTTACTTACTCTATTACAGTTTACCAACAGTCCCTTTATTTCACAAAAGGTCTCCATGTTAGATCACTCGGCATACAGAGGAGGGGTGGCGAGTGATAACTATCTAACAACTGGGGAAGAATCAAAATCTCTAGCACATATTTTCTAAACACAACCTAAATCTATTGATTCCTGTAATAGTATAAGAACTGTAAACTATAATTACATACATTTCAGTAAAAAAGAAAGGAATGATAAAACAGTATATTACATGGAAATTTCTTTATAACCGAGattgatatttttcatattttgatCTTCATGCTGTATTTTGTGAAATTCGAAAATGAGCAACATTTTTATTTCTGGGTATCTTATTCTGATTTAGAGTTTTAAACATTCCCATTGATAGCATAGCACTAAGAAGTAAAAAGCAGTGGTTGCTGAATTCCCATCTCTATGGACCCTCGACTCCCATCATCACGGACCCTCGACTCCCATTGCCACGGACCCTCGACTTCCATTGCCATGGACCCTCGACTCCCATTGTTACGGACCCCTGACTCATCGCCACAAACCCTCGACTCCCATTGCTACAGGCCCCTGACTCATCACCACGGACCCTCGACTCTCATCGCCATGTGCTGTCGTCATATCAAGCAATAACAAACATTTTGTTTTCATGTCTTGGATTTTTGTTATTGTTCAATAAATGGTATTTGTTGATAGTGGATTCTGAACCTTTAAATTAAAAATCTTTCAGTTCAAACTAGCAAGTTCGTTACATATAATTGTTATCACTGTTTATATAGCACTTCGATAATAACAcaaatatttattaaacaaaagCAAAATTACACATTAAACAggctaaaaattctaaagtagtaACCAAACATGTATTTCATGAATTTATAAAGATTATTAATCTGCTCATAAGACCAGCTTGATTATGACAATTGTGCATCGTTTGGACGGAAGACGCCCAGAAGAACCACATATTATGCCCTCTGAGGCAGCAATTTTGTGTCAAGTGGATGTTAGTATGACAATCCCAACAATGCATTTACAAATTGAATTAACAAGGAAAATATTCACTTTACAATATCTTTAGTAAAGTGATCAATATGTGGTACACTTTTGTGTTATTGAGCAAAGGTAATGCATCTTATTTGGAACCTTAAAGATATATTTGAAATGTTTACTGTTGATGGTGTTTTACTCTACCAAAGGGAATCATTACCATGCCAATATACTCTTACATTATATTTTGAAGACTTTTTTTTTAAGATGATTACATACATGAATAAGGTCTTGTAAGGTTAAGTATGTTTTGTTGGTTGCTGATTTAAAAAGTATCATTCTACATCAATTATCAAACATTTATTCAACAGGCAATTTCTATTCAAAATTGTATAGTTTTAATGGCTGTGTCTAGTGTCAACTACTCgaggcctactactactactctcaAAAGCTCTATTATGTAATTCAGTTATTGAtaccaaaaaatatatatgtaacttctTATCTAAAGGTGTGTTTTGCAGTCTAGCTGTCCTGTATCGTGTAATTATCTCTCAAGACTTCCGGGCAACTTGTCAAAAAAAAACTAGTTAATCTGGAAAAGTTTTCATAGTGGAGATCCAACCAGAtaaatcttgtatatatatatacacaacaataAAAATTTCAAACAATTTGCATGTAAACTTTAAATTTCCAGCTAATATGAGCATGCAGTTTAAGCAGCATTCATATTTGCTTAAGAGTACAGTACAAAAATtgtacaaagaaatcacattaatgtgatgtattAATGAGAAGATCAGTAGGAaccatgaggaggattcaaacctatgctCAAGGTactgtactcccaagcacacgccttagaccactacaccacgacatggtcttTCTGATTTGTCTCgttgatacatcacattaatttgatttctttgtgcatttgaagagaagCATTGGAAGTGAGCTCCTACACCACAGCCAGTGCATGGGGGCAATGCATTAAAAACCTTGACTTAGCATCAGTTGAAGCCTCAGGACCTCTAGAGGATTCAGtcgaatcccaggttgcaatgcttttaaccatgtcgtggtgtagtggtctagggtgTGTGCTTGGGAGAACCCAGAGCATAAGTTCGAATTTtcttcatggctcctactgattttctcagtaCAAACATTATCAATGTTAACTATAAAATgtatttaatattataataaagTATCATGGTTAATGGAAAATAAAATGTCATatataaaattttacaatgaaaataattaataaaatctGAATGGCCTAATATATAATGTAAAATAGATAATTATAAAAACAAGTATAAATAGTAGAAGAAAATTTTAATAAatgtactgtaaaaaaaaaagagcAAAAATTTTGTTTAAACATTTGACATGCAACAGGTCATTTGAGGTTCTTATTTTGCAACTATGTATCTTCAGCATTGATTCTAACACTGGAGAGGAATATTTATCACTTGGCTAACTATTCGCTCTCACTTTAAAGAGATACTGTACCATTATACAGTTATATTTGACTAATGATGCTTGCTTCTCTAACTTGGCTTGGCTAGTGAAGGTGCAGTGTTTAACATTTCCCAATTTGCAATTCACTGGCAAAAGGACCCCAGTACCATCCTGGAGGACAGCAGACTcaccgtgtgtagtgtagagtgggagtTGCAGACGAACCTCTATACCAGCTGGTCGACTCTCGTCTCATCAACCCCTTGATCACTTGGACCACCATCTCTCATGCAGCAGGTCACCAAAACtttttaaaaatggatctaaattgtACAAACAAAGATATTAGCTCcctttgtaatttacatacataatCAGAACTGTGTGCCCTTTGCTATGTTGTGTCCTCACTCTGCTTTCCTTGTGACCATTTGTATCTTTATAGCTTTACTAGTGAAAGAACACGGCATTCACATCCATCTTAAGTTTCTAAAACAATATCTTAGCGAGAAAGTTCTACCGAAGTCCTTATTACCTGCCCATATAATCAGATTAGGTCATCAACAGTTCAATGATTTTTGTGCCACTATCTTgaaacaaaatattgaagttactGTACTAAATCAAGTGAACAGTCTACTTTAAAAAATTTGGGTAGCTGTAAAAGAAACTTTGATCACATTGTGCCATCTGATTGGAAAAGTTCTCTGATGGATGAAATCTACAGTTGCAACGGTTCAGTAAACTTTTTCAAATTACAGTGACTTACAAATAAAAACATAGAAACTACAGAATATTCTAAAATGCAAGTTAATAGGATTAAAAAAACCAGTGATTGGTCAAAGAAAAATTAATTGTAAaaattaattagttatgctaaaattaattataaaattaatCAGGTTTGATGTATGATAAACTAATCTCATTATTAGGATTAGATTTCTAA encodes:
- the LOC123772378 gene encoding ribosome-binding protein 1 isoform X2, whose protein sequence is MVRGWPCLVPCVLVSCWCVLSTALPTSHPHPDEPEYLVKRQAGAPNESMLRYILMAMSNPVGRYQSPQLLNRGVRRIGSEFLGKRSAGKLTNIDTLQGFESENSSNDDEAKNEELKKEQFSYTGQYDYETGADENPSIYEDLLSAKSKRRARSFNADGNHDGLKDFFSMLMSKKMGSEFLGKRMGSEFLGKRAMGSEFLGKRAVGSEFLGKRAMGSEFLGKRAMGSEFLGKRAVGSEFLGKRAVGSEFLGKRVVGSEFLGKRAVGSEFLGKRAVGSEFLGKRAVGSEFLGKRAKASEFERKRAMGSEFLGKRAMGSEFLGKRAMGSEFLGKRAMGSEFLGKRAMGAEFLGKRATGLEFLNERVMGSELLGKRAMGSEFLGKRYMGSEFSGKRHYEPAFMHALIYDPKRAVGSEFLG
- the LOC123772378 gene encoding ribosome-binding protein 1 isoform X1 — protein: MAGVTACGYPDAAGGKQPEQDAATYLIRSVMVRGWPCLVPCVLVSCWCVLSTALPTSHPHPDEPEYLVKRQAGAPNESMLRYILMAMSNPVGRYQSPQLLNRGVRRIGSEFLGKRSAGKLTNIDTLQGFESENSSNDDEAKNEELKKEQFSYTGQYDYETGADENPSIYEDLLSAKSKRRARSFNADGNHDGLKDFFSMLMSKKMGSEFLGKRMGSEFLGKRAMGSEFLGKRAVGSEFLGKRAMGSEFLGKRAMGSEFLGKRAVGSEFLGKRAVGSEFLGKRVVGSEFLGKRAVGSEFLGKRAVGSEFLGKRAVGSEFLGKRAKASEFERKRAMGSEFLGKRAMGSEFLGKRAMGSEFLGKRAMGSEFLGKRAMGAEFLGKRATGLEFLNERVMGSELLGKRAMGSEFLGKRYMGSEFSGKRHYEPAFMHALIYDPKRAVGSEFLG